The following coding sequences are from one Bifidobacterium sp. window:
- a CDS encoding BglG family transcription antiterminator, producing MASDAKKSLINYLMNRRDFVSGSELSDALNVSTKTVSRIVKDVNRESADGSVIDSRRGRGYRLNWQNYFDRKDESSATTNVAVLSSVERRDEVIKRLLITAPQRYRLHEVWGKYFISESAISADLKALRRMADNFHLELYRSSDYIWIEGSETNIRKAIADLLVSDDVIVSSQSMQPDVYVQKRDAAFVSHQLELVEELIHSEIPYPYSVNLYTHLYILIERFRNAKVHIDDGEDICDNDMMKRHEDLADVCGRVIKNLNEYLNTTLPEAEIYYLYQYLTSSRINSTQLDTSEIPERVLSVTRFLIDAVAQHPEYQDINKHDLLLTLSKHMKPLLNRLANHIRVINNLLQQIKLEYPLLFQSVQSATQQLVNEYQLNPIGDEEVGFITVYFAQAMENVRTPVNIILVCTTGLGTAQLLQAKITKRFSEFNIVATVAARNLNSEIAKHPEVHLVVSTIRLPHDIKVPTLVVSAMLTVEDRERMELEASRIRHKEVVL from the coding sequence ATGGCGTCAGATGCAAAAAAATCACTCATTAATTATTTGATGAATAGACGGGATTTTGTTTCAGGTTCAGAACTTTCTGATGCTCTGAATGTATCTACCAAAACCGTTTCACGAATTGTTAAAGATGTGAATCGCGAGTCTGCTGACGGATCTGTTATTGATTCTCGCCGAGGTCGTGGCTACCGATTGAATTGGCAGAATTACTTTGATCGTAAAGATGAGTCGTCAGCAACCACGAATGTTGCTGTACTGAGTTCGGTTGAACGTCGTGATGAAGTCATCAAGCGCCTCCTGATTACTGCGCCTCAACGTTATCGTTTGCATGAGGTCTGGGGAAAATACTTCATTAGTGAATCTGCGATTTCCGCTGATTTGAAAGCTCTTCGACGCATGGCTGATAACTTCCATCTCGAGCTATACAGATCAAGTGACTATATCTGGATTGAGGGTAGTGAAACCAATATACGCAAAGCTATTGCTGATCTATTGGTGTCGGACGATGTGATTGTCAGCAGCCAATCTATGCAGCCAGATGTGTATGTGCAGAAGCGTGACGCAGCTTTTGTTTCACATCAATTGGAACTTGTGGAGGAACTTATACATAGTGAAATTCCTTATCCATATAGTGTGAATCTTTACACTCATTTATACATTCTTATCGAACGTTTCCGGAATGCCAAGGTGCATATTGATGATGGCGAAGACATCTGTGACAACGATATGATGAAGCGTCACGAAGATCTTGCAGATGTGTGCGGTCGGGTTATTAAGAATCTTAATGAGTATCTCAATACCACGCTGCCCGAAGCAGAAATATACTATTTGTATCAATACTTGACTTCGTCAAGGATTAACAGTACTCAACTGGACACTAGTGAAATCCCTGAGCGTGTGTTGTCAGTGACGCGATTTCTTATTGACGCAGTGGCTCAGCATCCTGAGTATCAAGACATCAACAAACACGATTTGCTGCTGACACTATCGAAGCATATGAAGCCGCTGCTGAATCGTCTTGCTAACCACATCAGGGTGATTAATAACTTACTTCAGCAGATCAAACTCGAATATCCTCTACTCTTCCAGAGTGTTCAGTCTGCGACTCAGCAGCTGGTCAATGAGTATCAACTCAATCCCATTGGTGATGAAGAGGTTGGTTTTATCACGGTGTATTTTGCTCAGGCAATGGAAAATGTAAGAACTCCAGTCAATATTATCTTGGTGTGCACAACAGGTTTAGGAACTGCCCAGCTCTTACAAGCGAAGATTACTAAACGATTTTCAGAATTTAATATCGTCGCCACCGTTGCGGCACGGAATCTCAACAGTGAAATAGCGAAGCACCCAGAGGTGCATTTAGTTGTATCCACAATTCGTTTACCGCACGATATCAAGGTTCCAACTTTAGTAGTCAGCGCAATGCTCACTGTTGAAGACCGTGAACGTATGGAACTTGAAGCCAGCCGTATTAGACATAAAGAGGTGGTCTTATGA
- a CDS encoding PTS sugar transporter subunit IIA: MKRMLLWEPNWQLHDKAALLSKVSQYLLDEKAITDADEVTQALAMREDLGNDLVAPNIAIPHAQHAAVKHAVLLLVKLRHPLQDWCSGAYVDRYIFSLIPPNLSACDAGELKEFYTAIADDQVMNRLSLGDQREIRTIFASRKKTTVESLSLNAVLDRNTIMTNVEADRKDEVIATLSQRLYEQGYISSVDEFVQAVNQREREGATGIGQHVAIPHGRSDTVTRNGVAIAVLNHEIEWESLDDTGAKVVVLLTVGAGGQGSQDHLKMLSLFARKLGKNEVIEGLLKANTIDDVIATFSD; this comes from the coding sequence ATGAAACGAATGTTGCTTTGGGAACCAAACTGGCAGCTTCATGATAAGGCTGCTCTGCTGTCAAAAGTATCGCAGTACTTACTTGACGAAAAGGCGATTACAGATGCTGATGAGGTAACCCAAGCACTTGCTATGCGCGAGGATCTCGGTAATGACTTAGTTGCGCCTAATATTGCTATTCCCCATGCCCAGCATGCAGCGGTCAAGCATGCTGTCTTGCTCTTGGTGAAGCTGAGGCATCCCCTCCAAGATTGGTGTTCTGGTGCCTATGTGGACCGATATATTTTTTCCCTGATTCCGCCAAACCTATCTGCATGCGATGCAGGTGAGTTGAAAGAATTTTATACCGCTATTGCTGATGATCAAGTGATGAATCGACTGAGCTTGGGTGATCAGAGGGAAATACGAACAATATTCGCGAGTAGAAAGAAAACAACAGTGGAATCGCTATCTCTTAATGCTGTTCTCGATAGGAACACTATTATGACCAACGTCGAAGCTGACAGAAAAGACGAGGTCATTGCAACGTTGTCACAAAGGTTGTATGAGCAAGGTTATATTTCCTCGGTTGATGAGTTTGTACAAGCTGTGAACCAGCGCGAACGCGAAGGGGCTACAGGTATTGGTCAGCATGTTGCGATTCCTCACGGGCGTAGCGACACAGTCACTCGCAACGGGGTTGCCATTGCAGTTCTCAATCATGAAATTGAATGGGAATCCCTTGACGATACTGGAGCAAAAGTGGTGGTGCTGTTAACAGTAGGTGCAGGGGGACAAGGTTCGCAGGACCATTTGAAAATGCTATCGTTATTCGCTCGAAAACTGGGCAAGAATGAGGTAATCGAAGGTCTATTGAAGGCCAATACTATCGATGACGTTATTGCCACGTTTAGCGATTGA
- the glnA gene encoding type I glutamate--ammonia ligase: protein MTELKTKADAEALINTEGVEYVSVRFTDLIGVQQHFTVPTNEFLDNAFDEGMPFDGSSVQGFQAINESDMKLVPDISTAFIDPFRKHKTLNVAFSIVDPLTDEPYSRDPRQVAAKAEAYLKSTGIADTASFAPEAEFFIFDKVRYENSMNRSFYEVDSIEAPWNSGTDIEDDGTPNIGFKNRVKKGYFPVPPIDHNQDLRDDMVANLQQVGLILERSHHEVAGAGQQEINYRYNTLQHAGDDLMKYKYIVHETAAIAGKAATFMPKPIAGDNGTGMHCHQSLWKDGKPLFYDERGYGGLSDIARWYIGGLIKHAPSVLAFTNPSMNSYHRLVPGYEAPVNLVYSARNRSAAIRIPLAGTSPAAKRIEFRAPDPSSNPFLAFSAQLMAGLDGILNHIEPPDPVDKDLYELPPEEHDQIAQVPGSLTEALSALEADHDFLTAGDVFTDDLIETWLELKQGEIDEARLAPTPLEYELYFHI from the coding sequence GTGACTGAACTGAAAACAAAGGCCGACGCCGAGGCTCTTATCAACACGGAGGGCGTTGAATACGTCTCTGTCCGTTTCACAGACCTCATCGGCGTACAGCAGCACTTCACAGTGCCGACAAATGAGTTCCTTGACAATGCATTCGACGAAGGTATGCCTTTCGACGGATCATCTGTACAGGGCTTCCAGGCCATTAACGAATCCGATATGAAGCTTGTGCCAGATATCAGCACCGCATTCATTGATCCTTTCCGTAAACACAAGACCCTGAACGTGGCATTCTCCATCGTTGATCCTCTCACCGATGAGCCATATTCACGCGATCCTCGTCAGGTTGCAGCCAAGGCTGAGGCATACCTTAAGTCAACAGGTATCGCCGATACTGCATCCTTCGCTCCTGAGGCTGAGTTCTTCATCTTCGATAAGGTGCGCTACGAGAACAGCATGAACCGCTCTTTCTACGAAGTAGATTCCATCGAAGCTCCTTGGAATTCAGGGACTGACATCGAAGATGACGGCACTCCAAACATCGGTTTCAAGAACCGTGTCAAGAAGGGATATTTCCCTGTCCCACCAATCGATCACAACCAAGATTTGCGCGATGACATGGTTGCTAATCTGCAGCAGGTTGGTCTGATTCTTGAGCGTTCACACCATGAAGTTGCAGGTGCTGGTCAGCAAGAGATCAACTACCGTTACAACACTCTGCAGCATGCTGGCGATGACTTGATGAAATACAAGTACATCGTTCACGAAACTGCTGCCATTGCAGGCAAAGCCGCAACCTTTATGCCAAAGCCAATTGCAGGCGACAACGGTACTGGCATGCACTGCCACCAGTCCCTGTGGAAAGACGGCAAGCCACTCTTCTACGACGAGAGAGGATACGGCGGCCTTTCTGATATCGCTCGTTGGTACATTGGTGGACTCATCAAGCATGCTCCATCTGTACTTGCCTTCACGAATCCTTCGATGAATTCATACCATCGTCTGGTTCCTGGCTATGAAGCCCCTGTCAACCTCGTGTACTCGGCTCGTAACCGTTCTGCTGCTATTCGTATCCCACTCGCAGGTACATCACCAGCTGCAAAGCGTATTGAGTTCCGTGCACCAGATCCAAGCTCTAACCCATTCCTTGCCTTCTCCGCTCAGCTCATGGCTGGCCTTGATGGCATTCTGAACCATATTGAGCCACCGGATCCAGTCGACAAGGATCTCTATGAGCTTCCTCCTGAAGAGCATGATCAAATTGCTCAGGTTCCAGGCTCATTGACTGAGGCGCTGAGCGCTCTCGAAGCCGATCACGACTTCCTGACTGCTGGCGATGTCTTCACTGACGACCTGATTGAGACTTGGCTTGAGCTTAAGCAAGGCGAAATTGACGAAGCTCGTCTCGCTCCTACCCCACTTGAGTACGAGCTCTACTTCCACATCTGA
- a CDS encoding ABC transporter ATP-binding protein encodes MSAQTITVNHLTRDYGPNKGVFDLSFDIAAGEAFGFLGPNGSGKTTTIRHLMGFLKPNSGTCTILGRDCWKERDTIQARAAYIPGEIALFNDMTGNSYLDFIQRYRHIHGSRRRRELTELFELDASGPIRRMSKGTKQKIAIVAALMSRPEVLILDEATSGLDPLMRNRFISLIDEEKRGGATILMSSHMFEEVERTCDRVGIINQGRLLATDSIDALKAQQTRRYVLAFADETSTQRFLQEDFVCKVLHPQHIEVTISGNLSEFLVALSRYPITNLFTPAQSLEEVFMHYYRDGDQS; translated from the coding sequence ATGTCAGCGCAGACCATCACGGTTAACCATTTGACCCGCGATTATGGGCCAAACAAGGGTGTATTCGACTTGTCGTTCGATATCGCAGCAGGTGAAGCATTTGGCTTTCTGGGCCCTAACGGTTCAGGCAAGACGACCACAATTCGTCATTTGATGGGTTTTCTTAAACCCAATTCTGGCACTTGCACCATATTAGGCAGAGACTGCTGGAAAGAACGCGATACTATACAAGCTCGAGCTGCTTACATCCCAGGTGAAATCGCCCTTTTCAACGACATGACGGGAAACAGTTATTTAGACTTTATACAGCGTTACCGGCATATTCATGGGTCACGGCGCCGACGTGAATTAACGGAACTCTTTGAGCTCGACGCTTCAGGTCCAATTCGCCGCATGAGCAAAGGAACAAAGCAGAAGATTGCTATTGTCGCAGCATTGATGTCACGTCCAGAAGTCCTCATTCTTGATGAAGCTACTAGTGGACTTGACCCTTTAATGCGCAATCGCTTCATCTCACTAATCGATGAAGAGAAACGTGGCGGAGCGACCATACTGATGTCAAGTCATATGTTTGAAGAAGTCGAACGTACATGCGACAGAGTTGGCATCATAAACCAAGGCAGGTTGCTTGCCACCGATTCTATCGACGCTCTCAAGGCACAACAGACACGGCGTTATGTCTTAGCCTTTGCGGATGAGACTTCAACGCAGCGCTTCTTGCAAGAAGATTTTGTTTGCAAAGTTCTACATCCGCAACACATTGAAGTCACCATCAGCGGGAATCTATCAGAATTCCTAGTTGCCTTGAGTCGTTATCCCATCACGAACCTGTTTACACCGGCACAAAGTCTCGAAGAGGTATTTATGCACTACTACAGGGACGGGGATCAATCATGA
- a CDS encoding PTS fructose transporter subunit IIC, which yields MKLFWKKANFKGHLLTAISYMIPIVCGAGFIIAIGMAFGGKSQDALVMGKFDFFQALATLGGKALGMLPVIIATGIAFSIAGKPGIAPGFVTGLAAVSISAGFIGGIVGGYIAGWFAFAVLKYFKVPQWAKGLMPTLIVPFLASIGSGLIMVYIIGTPVSWFTDWLTALLTSMNGTSNLIFGGVLGTLSIVDFGGPINKTVFAFALTLQAQGINGPVTALQLTNTATPIGFGFAYLVAKLIRKNIYTHDEVETLKSAVPMGVVNIVEGSIPIVMNDLVRGVVAAGLGGMCEGALLMSLTGGEGATVPFGGFLMLPTMGSNWWVGVLAIAVNILVTGTVYALIKKDIPADELSATSKVALEEQELDLDDVQVM from the coding sequence ATGAAATTATTTTGGAAAAAAGCTAATTTTAAGGGGCATCTTCTTACCGCCATTTCGTATATGATTCCTATAGTTTGCGGTGCAGGATTTATTATCGCCATTGGTATGGCCTTTGGGGGTAAAAGTCAAGATGCCTTGGTCATGGGCAAGTTTGACTTTTTCCAAGCACTGGCAACGTTGGGTGGCAAAGCACTCGGTATGTTACCTGTGATAATTGCCACCGGTATTGCCTTCTCAATCGCTGGTAAACCAGGTATTGCTCCTGGCTTCGTCACAGGTCTTGCAGCAGTATCGATCAGCGCTGGATTCATTGGCGGCATAGTTGGCGGGTATATCGCAGGCTGGTTTGCTTTTGCAGTATTGAAGTACTTCAAAGTACCTCAATGGGCGAAAGGTCTGATGCCCACGCTCATTGTGCCATTCTTAGCCTCAATAGGCAGCGGCTTAATTATGGTGTACATCATAGGTACGCCGGTTTCTTGGTTCACTGATTGGTTGACAGCCTTATTAACCAGCATGAACGGCACCTCCAATTTGATCTTCGGCGGCGTATTAGGAACCTTGAGCATTGTTGATTTCGGTGGCCCTATAAATAAAACGGTATTTGCTTTTGCTCTGACATTGCAAGCACAGGGGATTAACGGACCAGTTACCGCTCTGCAGCTGACGAATACCGCTACACCAATTGGTTTCGGTTTTGCATATCTGGTTGCAAAACTCATCCGCAAAAATATTTATACCCATGATGAGGTTGAGACTTTGAAATCCGCAGTGCCTATGGGCGTGGTCAACATTGTTGAAGGCTCCATCCCGATAGTGATGAACGATCTTGTTCGCGGTGTCGTTGCAGCTGGTCTTGGCGGTATGTGCGAAGGTGCTTTGCTGATGTCACTGACAGGAGGAGAAGGCGCTACAGTCCCGTTCGGTGGATTCCTGATGCTACCAACTATGGGCTCAAACTGGTGGGTTGGTGTATTAGCTATTGCAGTCAACATATTGGTGACAGGCACCGTTTATGCGCTGATTAAAAAAGATATACCTGCAGATGAGCTGAGTGCAACGAGCAAGGTGGCTCTTGAAGAACAAGAACTTGATTTAGATGACGTTCAAGTTATGTGA
- a CDS encoding HPr family phosphocarrier protein: MAITFNFTVTDPAGIHARPAGQLVSKAQEYESAVTLITADRSVDAKGILSVMGLGVQQGDVIEVSVTGSDEQAAAAALQQFFKESL; the protein is encoded by the coding sequence ATGGCTATAACATTTAATTTCACCGTTACTGATCCTGCGGGGATCCATGCCCGTCCGGCAGGGCAATTAGTGAGTAAAGCCCAAGAATATGAGTCTGCTGTCACACTCATCACAGCGGATAGATCTGTTGATGCTAAAGGAATTCTGAGTGTGATGGGTTTAGGCGTGCAACAAGGCGATGTTATTGAAGTCTCTGTAACAGGATCTGATGAACAGGCAGCTGCTGCTGCACTACAACAGTTCTTCAAGGAGTCTCTGTGA
- the ptsP gene encoding phosphoenolpyruvate--protein phosphotransferase, with product MKSFQGVGVSAGIAIGPVQVLHTANEPVIRRVVEDPQTEVNRFRAAQGAAIQQLSVIRNNTAAKLGEGKAELFDTHQLMLRDPEYVSSIEDLIMSSSVNAEFAVNSTMEQFAAMFAAMDNSYMQARASDIRDISQRVIDILSNRSGTDNVVQEHSHIIVAEDLAPSETVQLDRSTVLGFVTEQGSSNSHTAILARTMGLPAVIGVHEGFDSFGTGEMMVVDGSTGTVIIDPDDSTLELYRVKQLGFEEHLRLLQKLKGQATTTSTGQTVRLYANIGRPSDVTAVLANDGEGIGLFRSEFLYLESTDFPTEEYQFTAYREVAQKMGDRLVVIRTLDIGADKQADYFGLEHEDNPALGYRAIRICLTQPEIFKVQLRALLRASAYGNIAVMFPMITAVSEVREAKSILSQVKSELRAAHVQFNEDIAIGIMIETPASVIMADELAAEVDFFSIGTNDLTQYTLACDRQNPNLGRFADPHSPAVLRMIDMTVKAAHNHNIWCGICGELGADLALTDTFLDMGIDELSVSPKSILPLREAIRKR from the coding sequence ATGAAGAGCTTTCAAGGTGTTGGCGTATCTGCGGGGATTGCCATAGGGCCAGTCCAAGTGCTACATACTGCGAACGAGCCAGTTATTCGCAGAGTAGTTGAAGACCCTCAAACTGAAGTAAACCGTTTTCGCGCTGCCCAAGGTGCTGCAATCCAGCAATTAAGTGTTATTCGTAACAACACTGCGGCCAAGCTAGGGGAGGGTAAGGCAGAATTATTTGATACACACCAACTGATGCTCCGAGACCCTGAATATGTTAGCAGTATCGAAGATCTCATTATGTCTAGCTCTGTGAATGCTGAATTCGCAGTGAATAGCACCATGGAACAATTCGCAGCTATGTTCGCGGCTATGGATAACTCTTATATGCAAGCACGTGCTAGTGATATCAGGGATATTTCTCAACGAGTAATCGATATTCTCAGCAATCGCAGTGGTACCGATAACGTTGTACAGGAGCACAGTCACATTATTGTTGCCGAAGATCTTGCACCTAGTGAAACTGTGCAATTAGATCGTTCCACAGTATTGGGATTCGTTACCGAGCAAGGATCATCAAATTCACATACCGCGATACTTGCTCGAACGATGGGATTGCCTGCAGTAATCGGCGTGCATGAGGGATTTGACTCCTTTGGCACTGGAGAAATGATGGTGGTAGATGGCTCAACAGGCACAGTAATTATTGATCCAGACGATTCCACTCTCGAACTGTATCGAGTGAAGCAGTTGGGCTTTGAAGAACATTTGCGATTACTGCAGAAACTTAAGGGACAAGCTACCACCACTAGCACAGGTCAGACGGTACGTCTCTATGCCAATATTGGTCGCCCGTCAGATGTTACTGCCGTACTGGCTAACGACGGTGAGGGTATTGGACTATTTCGTAGCGAATTTTTGTATCTCGAGAGTACTGATTTTCCTACGGAAGAATATCAGTTTACGGCATATCGTGAGGTTGCTCAGAAGATGGGTGATCGACTGGTAGTGATTCGCACACTAGATATCGGCGCCGATAAACAGGCCGACTATTTCGGTCTCGAGCATGAAGATAACCCCGCATTAGGGTACAGAGCAATCCGTATATGCTTGACGCAACCAGAGATATTTAAGGTACAACTACGAGCGTTGCTGAGAGCTTCAGCATATGGGAATATAGCTGTGATGTTCCCGATGATCACTGCTGTGTCAGAGGTACGTGAAGCTAAAAGCATACTATCTCAAGTGAAGTCAGAACTGCGTGCTGCACATGTGCAGTTCAATGAAGACATTGCCATCGGCATTATGATTGAGACGCCAGCATCCGTTATCATGGCTGACGAACTTGCTGCGGAAGTAGATTTCTTCTCAATTGGCACCAATGATTTGACGCAATATACACTGGCTTGTGATAGGCAGAACCCTAATCTAGGTAGGTTTGCTGATCCTCATTCGCCTGCAGTGCTACGAATGATTGATATGACGGTGAAAGCTGCGCATAATCACAACATCTGGTGTGGTATCTGCGGCGAACTTGGAGCAGATTTAGCCCTGACAGACACTTTCCTTGATATGGGAATTGATGAGTTATCTGTTTCGCCTAAAAGTATTTTGCCTTTGCGTGAGGCTATCAGAAAGCGTTGA
- a CDS encoding DUF4191 domain-containing protein, whose product MADNADKAQSKKTKKSKGTLSQIKQIYTFTAKEDKVLPAFLALAFLAPVLVAVILGVIIKAGWFTWIMVVLTGIMCGLLLATITLTKRSDKVGYRRMEGRPGATGAVLNNITKGGFSFPQEPVWIDMKTKDAVWRGTGRSGVYLVGEGDAARVYKAIEREETKVNRITKGSAIPIHKISVGKGAQQVPLAQLQKTVMRKKIKLTKFELEQLNDRLRTLQQQSGIGVPKGVDPTKVRVNRRAMRGR is encoded by the coding sequence ATGGCAGACAACGCTGACAAGGCACAGTCCAAGAAAACGAAGAAATCAAAAGGCACGCTTTCCCAGATCAAGCAGATTTATACTTTTACCGCAAAAGAGGATAAGGTCCTTCCAGCATTTCTGGCACTGGCTTTCCTCGCACCGGTACTTGTTGCCGTCATCCTAGGCGTGATTATTAAAGCTGGTTGGTTCACCTGGATTATGGTTGTGCTAACGGGCATTATGTGCGGTCTGCTCTTGGCGACTATCACCCTGACGAAACGTTCCGACAAGGTTGGGTATCGTCGCATGGAGGGTCGTCCAGGCGCTACCGGAGCGGTGCTCAACAATATCACCAAAGGCGGCTTCAGCTTCCCTCAAGAGCCCGTATGGATTGATATGAAGACCAAAGACGCTGTGTGGAGAGGCACAGGCCGTTCCGGAGTCTACCTTGTTGGTGAAGGTGACGCTGCTCGCGTTTATAAGGCTATAGAGCGAGAAGAGACCAAGGTCAATCGCATCACCAAAGGTTCTGCCATTCCGATTCATAAAATCAGTGTTGGCAAAGGAGCACAACAAGTTCCTCTAGCCCAACTGCAAAAAACTGTAATGCGCAAGAAGATTAAGCTCACGAAGTTTGAGCTCGAACAACTTAATGACCGTCTTCGCACTCTTCAACAGCAGTCAGGTATTGGCGTGCCCAAAGGTGTAGATCCCACTAAAGTTCGAGTCAATCGTCGCGCCATGCGAGGACGCTGA
- a CDS encoding PTS fructose transporter subunit IIB has product MNIVGVSACTVGIAHTYMAQQKLEDAAKAVNDQVKIETQGTIGIENELTEQDINGADIVILAVDVKIAGEERFDGKKVVKVSTATAIKSPNKLIAKLHEIAKQ; this is encoded by the coding sequence ATGAACATTGTTGGAGTTAGTGCATGCACTGTGGGAATTGCACATACATATATGGCACAGCAAAAACTGGAAGATGCCGCAAAAGCGGTGAATGATCAAGTCAAAATCGAGACTCAAGGCACCATAGGTATTGAAAATGAGTTGACTGAGCAAGACATCAATGGCGCAGACATCGTGATTTTAGCTGTCGATGTGAAAATAGCAGGCGAAGAACGTTTTGACGGGAAAAAAGTCGTCAAAGTTTCTACGGCAACTGCCATTAAATCGCCAAACAAACTTATTGCGAAACTCCATGAAATAGCGAAGCAGTAG
- the alsE gene encoding D-allulose 6-phosphate 3-epimerase — protein MSRKIQLSPSLMTMDLDQFKEQITFLNDKVNSYHIDIMDGHFVPNITLSPWFVEQVRKISDVPMSAHMMVTDAPFWVKQLINVNCDEICFPSEVANGVAFSMIDEIHQAGLKAGAVLNPETSIDTIMPYIDVLDKVTIMTIDPGFAGQRFLQSCLQKITQLRDLREEHGYSYQIEMDGSTNLKHWKMISDANPDIYVIGRSGLFGLTDNIEDSWKQMVQEYESSTGYRFDNGL, from the coding sequence ATGTCAAGGAAAATTCAGCTATCTCCGTCTTTGATGACGATGGATTTGGACCAATTCAAAGAACAGATTACCTTCCTCAACGATAAAGTGAACTCCTATCATATCGATATTATGGACGGTCATTTTGTCCCTAATATCACTCTCTCACCATGGTTCGTTGAACAAGTGCGCAAGATATCTGATGTCCCGATGTCCGCACATATGATGGTGACGGATGCGCCATTTTGGGTCAAACAACTGATTAATGTCAACTGTGATGAGATATGTTTCCCATCTGAGGTGGCTAATGGAGTAGCTTTCAGCATGATTGATGAGATTCACCAAGCTGGTCTGAAAGCTGGTGCTGTGCTCAATCCTGAGACCAGCATAGACACCATAATGCCTTACATCGATGTACTCGACAAAGTGACCATTATGACTATCGATCCAGGTTTCGCTGGACAGCGATTTTTGCAAAGCTGTTTACAGAAAATAACTCAATTGCGAGATTTGAGAGAGGAACACGGCTATAGCTATCAGATTGAAATGGATGGTTCTACGAATCTGAAACATTGGAAGATGATTTCAGATGCAAATCCAGATATTTATGTCATAGGACGAAGTGGTTTATTCGGTCTAACAGACAATATCGAAGATTCTTGGAAGCAGATGGTGCAGGAATATGAAAGTTCCACAGGCTACCGTTTTGATAATGGTTTGTAA